One window from the genome of Paenibacillus azoreducens encodes:
- the prsW gene encoding glutamic-type intramembrane protease PrsW, whose translation MLWFSVIASALAPGLALLTYFYLKDRYEQEPLKMVAKVFLLGFLIVVPVMIIQRGFTDGFGGNLYVNSFIISSLVEEFLKWFVLYNIMFHHSEFDEPYDGIVYAVAISLGFATVENVMYAWYSHASIGTMFLRALLPVSGHAMFGVMMGYYLGRARFSKGAASKRYLAYSLVIPWFWHGVYDLILSSMTQYWLWFIIPLMAFLWYGGMGKVTRANNRSPFRFLKREEEINT comes from the coding sequence GTGCTTTGGTTTTCGGTTATTGCTTCGGCGTTAGCGCCGGGTCTTGCCCTTTTGACCTATTTTTACCTTAAGGACAGGTACGAGCAGGAGCCGCTGAAAATGGTGGCTAAGGTGTTCTTGCTCGGATTTTTGATCGTAGTGCCGGTTATGATTATTCAGCGGGGATTTACGGATGGCTTCGGCGGGAATCTATATGTGAATTCGTTTATCATCTCGTCGCTTGTGGAGGAATTCCTGAAGTGGTTTGTATTGTACAATATCATGTTTCACCACAGCGAATTCGACGAGCCTTATGACGGGATTGTATATGCCGTTGCCATTTCGCTTGGCTTTGCGACCGTTGAGAACGTGATGTATGCGTGGTACAGCCACGCTTCGATCGGTACGATGTTTCTGAGGGCTTTGCTGCCTGTTTCGGGACATGCTATGTTTGGCGTGATGATGGGGTACTATCTTGGGCGTGCCCGTTTTTCCAAAGGAGCTGCCTCGAAACGTTATCTTGCTTATTCTTTGGTTATCCCATGGTTTTGGCATGGCGTATATGATTTGATTCTTTCAAGTATGACGCAATATTGGCTTTGGTTTATTATTCCGCTGATGGCCTTTTTATGGTATGGAGGAATGGGAAAAGTCACGAGGGCGAACAACCGCTCGCCATTTCGTTTTCTAAAGCGGGAGGAAGAGATTAATACTTGA
- a CDS encoding polysaccharide deacetylase family protein: MVKKTAALLLMTAMLLSACGGKNEAVPNPGRNNGGTNTAATSDASGSSDAAQKTEAEKSDAGKSAANPKNAEDAKKEGSDQDSASGQNDQAAVPLTYHLNKAYNIVPNDENGEKKVVLLSFDDGPKKAEWINSLIDTLDKHHAKAIFFVNGYRVKENPSLLKLIHDRGQIIGNHSWDHISLRKESEAKVRQQIEDVQKIVKDTVGEAPVFFRPPFGEGGDIGKKIAKENGLLYMTWSNGSLDWTMKSKGTDNPQKLIKNVLDQLHPGSNILMHELPWTTEALDQLLTQLESKGYTFVDPRSIELEMR, encoded by the coding sequence ATGGTTAAAAAGACAGCTGCGCTTCTTTTGATGACGGCTATGTTGCTAAGCGCATGCGGCGGCAAAAACGAAGCTGTACCGAACCCTGGCCGGAATAACGGCGGAACAAATACGGCGGCGACATCAGACGCCTCGGGCTCTTCAGATGCGGCCCAAAAAACGGAGGCCGAGAAATCTGATGCAGGGAAGTCCGCCGCCAATCCAAAGAATGCTGAGGACGCGAAAAAAGAAGGCAGCGATCAGGACAGCGCGAGCGGTCAGAACGACCAGGCTGCCGTTCCTTTGACATACCACTTGAATAAAGCGTACAACATTGTCCCGAACGACGAAAACGGCGAAAAAAAGGTCGTACTTCTGAGCTTCGATGACGGCCCTAAAAAAGCGGAATGGATCAACAGCCTGATCGATACGCTGGACAAGCATCATGCCAAAGCTATATTTTTCGTAAACGGATACCGGGTTAAAGAAAATCCGAGCTTGCTTAAGCTCATTCATGACCGCGGTCAGATCATCGGCAATCACAGTTGGGATCATATTTCATTGCGGAAGGAATCCGAAGCGAAAGTAAGGCAGCAAATCGAGGATGTACAGAAAATCGTAAAGGATACGGTAGGTGAAGCACCGGTATTTTTCCGTCCCCCTTTTGGCGAAGGTGGAGATATCGGAAAAAAAATCGCCAAGGAAAACGGTCTTCTATATATGACCTGGTCAAACGGCTCGCTTGATTGGACGATGAAATCCAAAGGAACTGATAATCCGCAGAAGTTGATCAAGAACGTTCTCGATCAACTTCATCCGGGAAGCAATATTTTGATGCATGAACTGCCATGGACGACCGAAGCGCTGGACCAGCTGCTGACCCAGCTTGAAAGCAAAGGCTACACCTTTGTGGATCCGCGCAGCATTGAACTTGAAATGAGATAA
- the rpsA gene encoding 30S ribosomal protein S1 translates to MSEETKNLEAEVNQEEMDQFVSLKKGDTVKGSIVKLEDNQAYVSIGYKYDGVIPIRELSSVHLDNAADAVQIGQEVECKVVSIDDEKEKLVLSKRAIDSENAWEELEKHFEAQDVFEVTVADVVKGGLVANVGVRGFIPASMVERHFVEDFSDYKGRTLRVKVKEMDRENNKVILSQKDVLDEEFEANKQKVMSELQEGQELEGTVQRLTQFGAFVDVGGVDGLVHVSEMAWNHVEKPADVVSEGDKVRVKILKVDPEKGKISLSMKAAQPGPWDTAAEKFNTGDVVTGEVKRLVTFGAFVELAPGVEGLVHISQISHKHIGTPHEVLKEGQEVQVKILDINPAEKRVSLSIKETEEAPAAAPKPERPAKGGNHKDELKDNPNVSLSNQGLSITLGERFGDKLSQFK, encoded by the coding sequence ATGTCGGAAGAAACTAAAAATCTGGAAGCCGAAGTAAATCAAGAGGAAATGGACCAATTCGTTTCCTTGAAAAAAGGGGACACCGTTAAAGGTTCTATCGTCAAATTGGAAGATAACCAAGCTTATGTAAGCATTGGATATAAATACGACGGTGTGATCCCGATCCGCGAACTGTCTTCCGTTCATCTGGACAACGCAGCGGATGCGGTTCAGATTGGCCAGGAAGTAGAATGCAAAGTGGTCAGCATCGACGACGAAAAGGAAAAACTTGTTCTTTCCAAACGCGCAATCGATAGCGAAAACGCATGGGAAGAGCTTGAAAAACATTTCGAAGCCCAAGACGTGTTCGAAGTAACCGTAGCGGACGTCGTTAAAGGCGGTCTGGTTGCTAACGTGGGTGTGCGCGGATTTATTCCTGCTTCCATGGTAGAGCGTCATTTTGTGGAGGATTTCAGCGACTACAAAGGCCGCACGCTTCGCGTAAAAGTGAAGGAAATGGACCGCGAAAACAACAAGGTCATTCTTTCCCAAAAAGACGTGCTGGATGAGGAATTTGAAGCAAACAAACAAAAGGTAATGTCCGAGCTGCAAGAAGGTCAAGAACTTGAAGGTACGGTGCAACGCCTGACCCAATTCGGAGCATTTGTTGACGTAGGCGGAGTTGACGGACTCGTTCACGTATCCGAAATGGCTTGGAATCATGTTGAAAAACCTGCTGACGTTGTTTCTGAAGGGGACAAAGTTCGGGTTAAAATCCTGAAAGTTGATCCTGAAAAAGGAAAAATCAGTCTGAGCATGAAAGCGGCCCAACCTGGTCCTTGGGATACTGCGGCCGAAAAATTCAACACTGGCGATGTGGTAACAGGCGAAGTTAAACGTCTTGTGACTTTCGGTGCTTTTGTCGAACTGGCGCCAGGGGTTGAAGGACTTGTGCATATTTCCCAAATTTCTCATAAACATATCGGAACTCCGCATGAAGTTCTGAAAGAAGGACAAGAGGTTCAAGTGAAAATCCTGGACATCAACCCTGCGGAAAAACGCGTAAGCCTCAGCATCAAGGAAACGGAAGAAGCTCCGGCTGCTGCGCCTAAACCTGAAAGACCTGCTAAAGGCGGCAACCATAAGGATGAGCTTAAGGACAATCCGAACGTATCTCTGAGCAACCAAGGACTCAGCATTACGCTTGGGGAACGTTTTGGAGACAAACTCAGCCAATTCAAATGA
- a CDS encoding flagellar brake protein, giving the protein MYPKIGDLLFIHIDSGDEKESKIGYKSRIADIDEESILIEVPIREDNGQLKKMFAGDELSLYFMTEGGVKNYFNSFVTGFKEDVIRMVRIRRPEPDSISKIQRRSFLRVNAELEVAVKTDKMFHFLTRTEDVGGGGISLSCDENHNVAEGDKLSCWVVVPYKNGSIEHVPFEGEIVRIKILEKGRKIAMVRITSVTDMERQKLIRFCFERQLDFRR; this is encoded by the coding sequence TTGTATCCTAAAATAGGTGACTTATTGTTTATTCACATCGATTCGGGAGATGAGAAGGAGAGCAAGATCGGGTATAAATCCAGAATTGCGGACATAGACGAGGAATCGATTCTCATTGAGGTTCCGATCCGGGAAGACAACGGACAGCTCAAAAAAATGTTTGCCGGGGATGAATTATCGCTGTATTTTATGACAGAAGGCGGGGTTAAAAACTACTTTAACTCTTTTGTCACCGGATTTAAGGAAGACGTGATCCGGATGGTGCGGATTCGCCGGCCGGAACCGGATTCGATCAGCAAAATCCAAAGACGCAGCTTTCTGCGCGTCAACGCGGAGCTTGAAGTTGCCGTCAAAACGGACAAGATGTTTCATTTCCTGACCCGAACCGAGGACGTGGGAGGCGGAGGCATCTCATTGAGCTGTGACGAAAACCACAACGTCGCAGAAGGAGACAAGCTGTCCTGCTGGGTGGTCGTGCCATATAAAAATGGAAGCATCGAGCATGTTCCGTTTGAAGGGGAAATCGTCCGCATCAAAATACTTGAAAAAGGCCGGAAGATTGCTATGGTTCGAATCACCTCGGTTACGGATATGGAGCGACAAAAATTGATCCGTTTCTGCTTTGAACGCCAACTTGATTTTAGAAGATGA
- the ypeB gene encoding germination protein YpeB, translating into MYKRLSAVLFPIVTLLLIGALVWGYQENQEKNSVLIKAENQYQRAFHNLSYHMDRLHSELGNTLAVSSTSNAMHRKGLINVWRLTSEAQNEINQLPLSMLPFNKTEDFLSRISNFSYQTSMRNLDKEPLSKEEMKNLKTLYKNSADITKDLQAVQSKVIANRLRWMDVESAMASEEKAMDNTIIDGFKTVDKRVGEYPELNWGPAVSSIYDKRSVKKLSGTPVSKEEIKHKAIKFADAGQHATVHVTENGKGTDWESYTATVKSKHHPAVVSMDFTKKGGLLIGYHDNREIGKKSVTIEQARAKADQFLIKKGFKDMTPVTADQYGNMGNLTYVSKQDGVLIYPEKLTVRVGLDNGEVTGFQASDFAYEHKGKRQLPKPKMEMAAVRKKLNPEFKETYSRKALIKDDTGKEVLCYEFGGNINGSRYRLYMDASDGSEKIVQELKTSDHQTAVE; encoded by the coding sequence ATGTACAAGCGACTAAGCGCTGTTTTGTTTCCCATCGTGACCCTTCTTTTGATCGGTGCATTGGTCTGGGGATATCAGGAAAACCAAGAGAAAAACTCTGTTCTGATTAAAGCTGAAAACCAGTACCAAAGGGCTTTCCATAATTTGTCCTACCACATGGACAGGCTGCACAGCGAACTTGGCAATACTCTTGCGGTCAGTTCGACGTCCAATGCGATGCATCGCAAGGGACTGATCAATGTTTGGAGGCTGACTAGCGAAGCGCAAAACGAAATCAACCAATTGCCGCTATCCATGCTCCCTTTTAACAAAACGGAGGATTTCCTGTCACGGATTTCGAATTTCTCCTATCAAACGTCCATGCGCAATTTGGACAAGGAACCTTTAAGCAAAGAAGAAATGAAAAACTTGAAAACACTTTATAAAAACTCCGCCGACATTACGAAAGACCTGCAGGCGGTGCAAAGCAAGGTGATTGCGAACCGGCTGCGCTGGATGGACGTCGAAAGCGCTATGGCATCCGAAGAAAAAGCGATGGACAACACGATTATCGACGGCTTCAAAACCGTGGACAAGCGGGTTGGCGAATATCCGGAGCTTAACTGGGGGCCGGCGGTATCCAGCATTTACGATAAACGGTCGGTGAAGAAGCTCTCCGGCACTCCGGTCTCCAAAGAGGAGATCAAACACAAGGCCATCAAGTTTGCGGATGCTGGACAGCATGCCACGGTTCATGTAACTGAAAACGGGAAGGGTACGGACTGGGAATCCTATACCGCTACGGTGAAGTCGAAGCATCACCCTGCTGTAGTATCGATGGATTTCACGAAAAAAGGCGGCCTCTTGATCGGTTATCATGACAACCGGGAGATCGGTAAAAAATCGGTAACAATTGAACAGGCGAGAGCTAAAGCCGACCAGTTTCTGATTAAGAAAGGATTTAAAGACATGACGCCTGTTACAGCCGATCAATACGGAAACATGGGAAATCTGACGTATGTGAGCAAGCAGGACGGCGTGCTGATCTATCCGGAAAAACTCACCGTCCGCGTCGGTTTGGATAACGGCGAAGTCACGGGCTTCCAAGCCAGCGACTTTGCATATGAACATAAAGGCAAACGTCAACTGCCCAAACCGAAAATGGAGATGGCCGCGGTCCGGAAAAAATTGAATCCTGAATTCAAGGAAACCTACAGCCGCAAAGCGCTGATCAAAGACGACACAGGTAAGGAAGTCCTGTGCTATGAGTTCGGAGGAAATATTAACGGTTCCAGATACCGGCTCTACATGGATGCGTCCGACGGCTCCGAGAAGATCGTCCAGGAATTGAAAACCTCAGATCACCAGACTGCGGTTGAATAA
- a CDS encoding lysophospholipid acyltransferase family protein, whose product MFYRFCRALLRALFAVMYRLEAIGLDNVPKEGGVLLCSNHISVRDPITVGIKISRQVKFMAKAELFKVPVLGMIVTNLGAFPVKRGGVSKESVKTSLKILRGGEVMGIFPEGTRHSDSGAAKKGAATFALRSGAAVVPAAIIGNYKLFRKMKVIYGKPIDISEFADMDSGEAIEAVTEKIMSRIREMQQTGQPTLN is encoded by the coding sequence ATGTTTTATCGTTTTTGCCGCGCCTTGCTGCGCGCGTTATTTGCCGTCATGTATCGCTTGGAAGCGATCGGGCTGGACAACGTGCCGAAAGAGGGCGGAGTTTTGCTCTGCTCCAATCACATCAGCGTGCGTGATCCGATTACGGTTGGCATCAAGATCAGCCGCCAAGTCAAGTTTATGGCCAAAGCGGAGCTGTTTAAAGTGCCGGTCTTAGGCATGATTGTTACCAATTTGGGCGCATTTCCGGTCAAACGCGGAGGCGTCAGCAAGGAATCAGTCAAAACGTCCCTAAAGATTTTAAGAGGTGGGGAAGTCATGGGGATTTTCCCTGAAGGGACGCGCCATTCCGATAGTGGAGCGGCCAAGAAAGGCGCCGCGACTTTTGCTCTGCGCAGCGGAGCGGCGGTGGTACCGGCTGCGATTATTGGCAACTACAAGCTTTTCCGTAAAATGAAAGTGATCTATGGCAAACCGATTGATATATCCGAATTTGCAGATATGGACTCCGGAGAGGCTATTGAAGCTGTAACCGAGAAAATCATGTCGCGGATCCGCGAGATGCAGCAAACCGGCCAACCAACGCTGAATTAA
- the cmk gene encoding (d)CMP kinase: MSRQGTENNLKINIAIDGPAGAGKSTIARLVAKELSYIYVDTGSMYRAVTWYMLKYGIKPESSDEVLRHARNMVLELMPGADGQKVLVNGQDVSPLIRSREVNGMVSQYAQNEGLREHLVALQREMAARKGVVMDGRDIGTTVLPDAELKIFMTATVKERALRRFKEMGDAQGLTLEQLEKDISERDRLDEGREISPLRCAEDAIVLDTTNMDIPQVVETIVSFCRTHTNS, encoded by the coding sequence TTGAGTAGGCAGGGGACGGAGAACAACTTGAAGATCAATATCGCAATTGATGGTCCTGCCGGGGCGGGAAAAAGCACGATTGCCCGTTTGGTAGCCAAAGAGTTGTCCTACATATATGTGGATACCGGTTCCATGTACCGGGCAGTCACCTGGTATATGTTGAAATATGGGATTAAGCCGGAATCATCGGACGAAGTGCTGCGTCATGCCCGCAATATGGTGCTTGAATTGATGCCGGGCGCCGATGGACAAAAGGTTCTGGTTAACGGCCAGGATGTTTCGCCGCTCATCCGATCACGCGAAGTGAACGGCATGGTGTCGCAATATGCGCAAAACGAGGGGCTGCGCGAACATTTGGTAGCGCTGCAGCGCGAGATGGCAGCCCGTAAAGGCGTGGTCATGGATGGACGGGATATCGGCACGACGGTGCTCCCGGATGCCGAACTTAAAATATTCATGACGGCGACTGTCAAGGAACGTGCTCTCCGCCGTTTTAAAGAGATGGGCGATGCGCAAGGACTAACCTTGGAACAGCTTGAGAAGGATATTTCCGAACGCGACCGCTTGGACGAAGGTCGTGAAATTTCACCGCTGCGTTGCGCAGAGGATGCGATCGTATTGGATACGACGAATATGGACATCCCTCAAGTTGTGGAAACGATCGTTTCTTTTTGCAGAACTCATACGAACTCATAA
- a CDS encoding metallophosphoesterase yields MVTPALLWSAGILAACFILLLARMSYEARIHAITDSEVFLERLPEAFEGSRIFFISDIHKRKLSRAFMESLQGKADWVILGGDIMEQNVPLERVRENLAMLAAIGPAYAVYGNHDLKADPEGLARVLKEAGCTLLRNENVVLKRGGGQILLTGIDQPLHKRDGYAPPPRVPDGFADLCRVAVVHDPAWIRFLPEKPADLILAGHTHGGQIRFPVFGAIRLNSFYRKYDCGWFKWYQPQSAVKTPQLLISRGFGNRRVTLRLCCPAEMHMIRLRKAPAKPS; encoded by the coding sequence ATGGTGACCCCGGCGCTCCTGTGGAGCGCGGGCATCCTTGCGGCGTGCTTCATCTTGCTTTTGGCAAGGATGTCATATGAAGCAAGGATTCATGCCATCACGGATTCGGAGGTTTTTCTCGAGCGTTTGCCGGAAGCTTTTGAGGGAAGCCGTATTTTTTTTATTTCGGATATTCATAAGCGGAAGCTTTCCAGAGCATTTATGGAGTCCCTGCAAGGGAAGGCGGATTGGGTCATACTTGGCGGCGATATAATGGAGCAGAACGTGCCGCTGGAGCGCGTCCGGGAAAACCTCGCTATGCTGGCGGCTATAGGACCGGCATATGCTGTCTATGGCAATCATGATTTGAAAGCCGATCCTGAAGGGTTGGCCAGAGTGCTTAAAGAAGCAGGCTGTACTTTGTTAAGGAATGAAAATGTGGTCCTGAAACGGGGCGGCGGGCAGATTCTGCTCACTGGCATCGACCAACCGCTGCACAAGCGGGACGGATACGCGCCGCCTCCAAGGGTACCTGACGGTTTTGCCGATTTATGCCGTGTCGCGGTTGTACATGATCCCGCCTGGATCCGGTTCTTACCGGAAAAACCCGCGGATTTGATTCTCGCCGGCCATACCCATGGCGGCCAGATCCGCTTCCCCGTATTCGGGGCGATCCGGTTAAACTCGTTTTACCGTAAATATGATTGCGGCTGGTTCAAATGGTATCAACCTCAGTCAGCCGTAAAGACGCCGCAGTTGCTTATCAGCCGCGGTTTCGGCAACAGACGCGTCACGCTGCGTTTATGCTGCCCGGCTGAAATGCACATGATCCGGCTGAGAAAAGCTCCGGCAAAACCTTCATAA
- a CDS encoding genetic competence negative regulator, whose translation MKIERLSSDKIRIFLTFDDLSERGIQKEDMWQELPKVHELFTEMMDQAYNELGFDATGPLAVEVFALPAQGMVVIVTRGKYDHQHYSHLGEDELPEEVYEMEVTLEQSDSIVYAFDDFEVLIEAAHILGGHITEAGRLYHYKDKWVLYLDPEQIDSGKQPSLIAVLAEYGEAASYTEAVLEEYGKVVMNDNAIATICEHFKRQN comes from the coding sequence ATGAAAATAGAACGATTAAGCTCAGATAAGATACGGATTTTCCTCACGTTTGACGATCTGAGTGAGCGAGGAATCCAGAAAGAAGATATGTGGCAGGAGCTTCCCAAGGTACACGAGCTGTTCACAGAGATGATGGATCAAGCCTATAATGAACTCGGCTTTGATGCGACCGGGCCGCTCGCAGTAGAGGTTTTCGCTCTTCCTGCTCAGGGCATGGTCGTCATCGTGACCCGTGGGAAATATGATCATCAGCATTACAGTCATTTAGGGGAAGATGAGCTCCCTGAAGAAGTATATGAAATGGAAGTCACATTGGAGCAGAGCGACTCCATCGTTTATGCCTTCGACGATTTTGAAGTGCTGATTGAAGCTGCGCATATTCTTGGCGGTCACATTACTGAAGCCGGCCGTCTTTATCATTATAAAGATAAATGGGTGCTGTATTTGGATCCCGAACAGATCGATTCCGGCAAGCAGCCTTCGCTTATAGCCGTACTCGCGGAATATGGGGAAGCCGCCTCTTACACGGAAGCCGTTCTTGAGGAATACGGCAAAGTTGTCATGAATGATAACGCGATTGCAACCATTTGCGAACATTTCAAAAGACAGAACTAA